TGTGTGCTGTGCTAAATAACTTGCAgtgtctgcaaaaaaaaaatcaatagcagGTACTGATAAACTGTCAAAATTAGATGCTCAATTCTTCTTAAAacctttttaatcaatttattcatTCTAAATATAACTCATACATGACATATGTAAAGTAAACCAAAATGATCTTCTAGTTGACACATAAGAGTTTGGgatattttttacattaatatcAAAGATTAAATATGGATAAGATTAGATGCCAATGAACAAGGTACATGTAATTATTTTGTAACTATGAAAGATCATTCCCCATAACAAACAACTGAGAAACTTAATGTAGGTATGGCCTTGTTTGAAATTTATCCTTTAAATCATATAATGAAGCATTGCATGAAACCTGTAACTAAAAGAATTTCTAACAATTATTGTGACACAACAACATGtagaaatataatatttataatgttctaagtatttttttctttagaacAACTACCATCGTTGGTGACCATGCCTCTGAAGAAAGAAGATGCCGCTAGaattaagaaaaattataaaactatTATTGAGAGCCTGAAGATAGAAAATATATTAGATCAAATGATTCAAGAAGATGTATTTGAATTAGatgatattgaaaaaataaactcGAGAGCAACACAAAAAGATAGAAACAGGGAATTTGTTTCACTCCTTATTAGAAGTCATCAAAAAGGATACCAAGTATTCATAGAGTGTCTAAAAGAAGACGATGTATATGCAGATATAGCACAACAAATAGAGAATACAAAAGTAGAGATAATTAAAGATGAAAGAATTGGTAGgtatataatttatgaaaaaaacaaatttatcaattttcaaaaacGTGAGTTTAGTACGTTGTGTTaaatatattaaggtatatagggaaactttttctgagacaagtgcctgtgctttcATCTGGCCAAACTAAAGACAATTTGGTAGTTACTGCTTCTCTTCTAAGCACCATGCATTCAGGAACAAGATCAAAGGCTGGTAGGCCTGTATTAAGAATATTATATCCTGGTAGGGTGACATGTTCTGTGAGTACGGTTTGCTTGTGAAGTAGCACATTAAAAACCCGTTTTAAGGTGTAGCTCTTACATAAAGaatttgacaaatgttcaaatttttttatgtgttgaaactcaaaacatacaaattaaaacctgaaacagcaaaaaagataAGTAgtacaattttgagaaaaaaaccaataatacAAAAACCATTGGAGGAgttattgcttttaaataatgatttttgactACCAGTAATTGTTTCACTCTCAAACAGTAGAAGACATGGGTATAAACTGCAAACGGCAAATATTTTCAGTAAAACAAGATGTACAAAATAGAGATTTGCCCTGAATTTACTGTTTTTGACTTATTTCCTAGTTTTTGCAACATACATTTAGGTATATTTTATAgacactgtaaacagcaaaaatcattgccaaaaattttttttttgacagttgAGGGATTAAGGCTCTTATGGTGTTATGAACCTCTTGTTTTGGACATTGTCATGTTCAGAGCATAACTTTTTTATCATTTGACATAGGCTTTTGATATATGACCTAAGAGGGGAGGGGGTGCCTGCTCCACATGCAAATCCCTATATTCGCAACCACAAAAGGAGGACCTGGCCCCCAGGTCCCTCTCCCTGGATTCGCCTATGAAATGTCTTTAAACATCCGTTCTCTCTAAAATTTTGAAGTGTGGTAACAACTGGCCATGGTATATTCTTAGTTGTCATGACAAGACCTTACAGTAAGCCATAGGTTTTGTGCCTAAGGCACATCCCCTAATTGTATCATAAATTGATATCAAACATCAATCAACTGTTCAGGTAACCACTCCCTTAACCACATATACAATCCAAATAACATGAGGCATGTCCTGTGAACTGTAGACCTGTATCTGGGGTTCATTCTTCACCCCTGTCAtatcatttggttttttttttaaatatgtacgAATGTCTGATTTTGTGTCcctaaaactttttttattttaaattgccaTGATTAAATGTTTCTACAGTACCTGACTATGAGatgacaaaaatattgaatatcatGTTAAAAATAACAGTAATGATCTTCTTGCAGAGGATTGGATTGGAGACAGAATGCCATCCGATAAAGCAGGGCAATATTTAAAAGACATTGACCTCTTGTGTTTTAGTAAAGCTATAACACCAGCACATTTACAGATAGTTGGTACATGTCTAGAATTTTCGAAAGTAGATGTAGAACACATCGAGTATAAACATTTGCGTGCTCCGGAGGCTGCATGCCATGACCTTCTTGTTAAATGGAGAAACAAACATGGACATAGCGCAACTTTAGCAAAGCTTATGGATATATTTTTCCTTGCACATCAGAACACACCTGAATCTATTCATGATGAAAAAATATGGGATGCTCTGGACAAATTCAAATAGGTaaatatgtaagactcagattGGAATAAGCATTGAGGTCCAAAGTCTATGATTTTTTGGGCTTACAATGCCATGATTTGAATTGAAATATCCAAAGCAAAGAAATCACTTAGTCTGTTTGTCCAAATGTATGACCCTtaactttatttttttgcaaatgcAAAAACTCTGAAAGTTTAGATAGGGAAGGGGAAATTGCAGCACACATTTTTAGAAATTTCATTCTGTTTTAGAATTGCTATAAACATTAAGGTACAGATGTactatttgttgtatgaaatctGAAATACACATCATTTTGCTTgagtcaaaatatttttgttggtttCAGAAACTAGAGTTGgagacaaaatgataaaaaacgagaaaagaaAGTTGACAACAATTGAATTAAAtctgttatatttcattttttcatgtagaaaaaaatgaaaataaattcattgAAGATACCTGTTATGAAAAGAAATTGGCAGGTCATTAAATTGTTGTTTGTCTGACATTAGTTCAAGAAATATGAAGTAAAGCAGGACAATCATGCATATATCCATAAGTAAAATAATAAGATGTTCTGGTTATAATCTTAAGCTCCTTTTTTAATCTTAGTTTTAAAAGAATATGAATTTGATACTGAGATCATGAAGATTATGAATTATAATTGTCTTTCAGCTCACTTGAAAATTGTTTAATAATAAGTAGtatcaaatatttgaaatgaaaattaatgattttaaaaCTAATCCTCATAAAAATCAGACCTTTTACTttgcttttttcaaatttttgtatttgaaagtcCCTCACTTAAGgtctgaataaactcatcatagataccaggattaaatttgtatttatgccagacgcatgtttcatcaacaaaagaaatacaCCCCATAAGAGGTAGTTCTGAAGACcttttatgcaaattttaaacaACCAATCATGAGTTTTTATCTAATTTTCATGGGATTGTCTGAATATTTTactaataatataacaaataaccATGATAAAGTTCAATGTAAGTGCTGTATTCAGGGAttaacagatacatgtatttcaaaaagGCAGCATATATTTTGGAAAATATTGCTTTTTTTTACTATTAAAGGCCTTTACTATTAATCAGTTCCAATGTTCCCACAACcaatgctgtttttttgtttattttttccaaTTAAATTGTTGTAGGTTTTTGATTTATCTTACTTTACATAAGCTCAACAATTTCTTATTTATTGTCATTCTTTCTTAAAGGGCtaaattgttttgatattgttTAGAAattattgaatgcaagtaaatatCTATTTACATTTGCTTATATTCCAGTtatgttatatatgtattattttttttttatttttatacgaccgcaaaatttgaaaaatttttcgtcgtatattgctatcacgttggcgtcggcgtcggcgtcggcgtcgtcgtcgtcgtccggcgtccgaatacttttagttttcgcactctaactttagtaaaagtgaatggaaatctatgaaattttaacacaaggtttatgaccacaaaaggaaggttggtattgattttgggagttttggtccatacattttaggaattaggggccaaaaagggcctaaataagcattttcttggttttcgcactataactttagtttaagttaatagaaatctatgaaattttgacacaaggtttatgaccacaaaagaacggttgggattgattttgggagtttaggtttcaacagtttaggaattaggggccaaaaaagggcccaaataagcattattcttggttttcgcacaataactttagtttaagtaaatagaaatcaatgaaatttaaacacaatgttaatgactacaaaaggaaggttggtattgattttgggagtttaggtcccaacagtttaggaattaggggccaaaaagggacccaaataagcatttttcttggttttcgcaccataacgttagtataagtaaatagaaatctatgaaatttaaacacaaggtttatgaccataaaaggaaggttggtattgattttgggagttttggtcccaacagaataaggggcccaaagggtccaaaattaaactttgtttgatttcatccaaattgaataattggggttctttgatatgccgaatctaactgtcatgactgtgtatgtagattcttaacttttggtcccgttttcaaattggtctacattaaggtccaaagggtccaaaattaaacttagtttgattttgacaaaaaatgaatcagttaggttctttgatatgctgaatctaaaaatgtacttagattcttgattattggcccagttttcaagttggtccaaatcggggtccaaaattaaactttgttttatttcatcaaaaattgaataaatggggttctttgatataccaaatctaactgtgtatgtagattcttcatttttggtcctgttttcaaattggtctacactaaagtccaaagggtccaaaattaaacttagtctgatttcaacaaaaattaaaatcttggggttctttgatatgctgaatccaaaaatgtacttagattttttattatgggcccagttttcaagttggtccaaatcaggatctaaaattattatattaagtattgtgcaatagcaagtcttttcaattgcacagtattgcgcaatggcaagaaatatctaattgcacaatattgtgaaatagcaaatttttttttaattagagttatctttctttgtccagaatagtaagcaagaaatatctaattgcaaaatattgtgcaatagcaagatttttttttaattggagttatctttctttgtccagaatcaacttaaatctttgttatatacaatatacaatgtatattcactttttactaccaactgataaattataataaataacattcagtgataacaagcagttttttttacatcttaatattttatgatgtatttaaatgagtagttattgttgcaaactccattagaaattttaattgagattagttttggaataagggaaagggggatgtgattaaaaaaattgggttcaatttttctcatttgaaatttcataaataaaaaagaaaatttcttcaaacatttttatgccccacctacgatattagaggggcattatgttttctggtctgtgcgtccgtccgtccgtctgtccgttcgttcgtccgtccgttcgtctgtccgtccgtctgtcccgcttcaggttaaagtttttggtcaaggtagtttttgatgaagtttaagtccaatcgacttcaaatttagtacacatgtcccctatgatatgatctttctaattttaatgccaaattagagtttttaccccaatttcacggtccactgaacatggaaaatgatagtgcgagtggggcattcgtgtactgaggacacattcttgttttgagaggattaatattcaacagcatagtgaattgctctaagagaaaacaaaaattttaagttcattagaacacattcattctgtgtcagaaacctatgctgtgtcaactatttaatcacaatccaaatttagagctgaatccagcttgaatgttgtgtccatacttgccccaaccgttcagggttcaacctctgcggtcgtataaagctacgccctgcggagcatctggtttgcgATTAAGACTATGTTTTTATTTCTCATGTGCCATCAAGTTTATATCCATATACTTAAAAGGAGTTGCAAGCATGTTGTTTTGCTGTTTGTGATATGTGTGTACCTCTGAACATCTGTATGTCCAGAATAATCTGACCTACAAAAAAATGCAGAATTTGAACCTTGGCAAAATGTTAACATTATCATTGTTCACTGGTTCATCCGGTTTTGAAAGGTGTCCTAGGGACAGAATTATAGATGGAAACAAATTTCATGTACAGTGGCATTGGAATTTTCATGTAACACATGTGATATCTTCAGGGGGGGTAGCAAATAAAAAACTATTGTCCCAAACCACTCGTACACCATTTGAGATAAGATTCTGAAAAGTGGTGTGTATTAACaagatattgttttgttttggaaCTTAGTTTTTTACCTTGAGGTTGAAGAATTATGGATGAAAAGTTTTCCAGTCTTGAGTGAAATCTTTTAACTACATGTACTATGCTTtgtgttttaaatcaaatttacagaAGAGCTAAAGTATGGGTTGTTTATGTGATTCTCAGAGGTCTGAAAAACAGAAAGACTGATTTATATAGCTTTGATTTATATTATGCATGCAACTGTCATTTATCCATTCTCAAACccaaaacaataaaaatgttttCTAAATTGAATTAATGAATTCATCTTTTCAAACTAATCAACTTGTAAAAGTTTTCCAACACATTGCTAatgaaaaattgtttgtatggAGCAAGTGCACTTAATAATATGATTGATTCTTGTTCATAATAAACACAtcataccaggattgaaattttgtatttgcgctagacacatgttaaaataattttctaaatGCATATCTCAAAATTGGAAAATATCTATTTGAACTATGTTTTTTTGTATATCTGTttgttatgttatgttttgtaaaGAATGCGTACCTTATGAGGCTTGCTTTCATATTAAACCTTGACttatcttcaattgcacaattgaatgtttaatttttaattccaaTCTTTACTGATCTTTACCCTCAGTGCTGAAACACattgtttatttccttttttggCTAAAATCTCATTGAAGGGTGAAAGTCCTGAGATTAGATGTTACAGAGAAAATTCCTGTAGTTTTAAACAACCATAGATAATTTGTATTTATTGCTATTTTCCCTGGGCAAGGTCAATATAATTTGGCTATTGATGTCATTCAAACCTTGCTTTCATCAACCAAAGAAAAGCCCTTCTTATTTGTCAGTAACTTGAGATcaaaaaaaattatcacaaagAAAAGTTCTTACGGGAAAATTTTAGAAAgtaatgataatttgataaaatgaaCAATATGATTCTGCATATCTCCCTCCCCGTTGTTATTTTGCTAACATcaatgtttaaataaattataatttattctTATAAACCCTAACTCTTGCATTAAATTGCAGTCTTTATTTTGTTGGTGATAGCTAAAATTGTGTATCAGTCAATGAACTACCAAAGGATTTCTTTCTAAATGTTTACTCTTAGATTCTTGTATAACTTGTTAATATattacatacaaaataaaattgtaaataatatcATATTGTCAATTGTGTAATTCATTTTATGCAATACATTAATtggtttagggagctaccatttgatttttatggggggctaggatgaaatttgaaaaaaataggcaggacaggagttttgagtaaaaaaaaaaggcaggatgagacaattgccaaaaaaaaagtcaggacgacaatttagataaaaaaaagtcaggataaactaaaaaaaaaaaagaagcaggaccaaacagagtgaaaaataaaaaggcaggacagagattacagctaaaaaaaaatgcaggacaattttttttatcctagccccccccccataAGAATccaatggtagctcccttataatCTTGTACATTTGTTCATACACAATTATGCTACTGTGCTAATCCAAGAACTTATTTTTGAACTTGGAGTTTGAAGCCATTTTTACACTAAACTTattaatttttacattaaaaaaatataaatttcctaAAAAGTTGTAAGAATAGAGCAGGTGTAAAGTAATTTAATTAAATTCTTCTTTACATTCCATTCCAAAGATTGACATTATGTTTCACAATAAAGAAGAAAGGCTCTTCTGTATGCATATAGGCATTTGGTATtatggtatatatataaattttgatacAATGCCTATGGATATACtgaataaaaatggcaaaaagaTATAAGTTCAGTCAAACCTGCTTTATATATAcctgtactgtttttttttgtgtctgaTTTCTGTCAAACAATAAGATACTATTGTCACTTTATAAATATTAGCACTGTGCGCTAGCCAAATGATTCCCAAGTTTACGGTGAATAGCTTTGTTGTTATTTCTACAAAACAATTGCTTTGAATCACTCAacattttattctaaaattaaaTGATGAGctggttgtatttttttgtcttgAAGATCTTGTAACTATTTTTCTAATAATTGACAGACCATGTCAAGATCTACAGCAAAACCAATTGAATATCTGCATTGTTATTTAATATGGTATATGTACATAAAGATTATTCTCATACCTTCACTTGATCCCAACCTGTATgtgatttatttgttatttttaatgaaGTATGCATAAAGTCACTGAAAGCTGATATTTGTGTTCAGCACATAGTATGATTTagaattgatattcgtatatatatattgatttactgaatacaatttttttaattttattttaagacAATTCTTTTATTGAAGGTGATTGCTCTTAATGTTAGGCATACTAATTATTTTCACAGTCTAGCATCAGTAAATCCCCCAGCAATAAAGGAAGAGAAAATCAAGCTGTAATGAATTATTACAGCATTTCTAAATTGGATCATAGGGGGGCATTTAGATATGTCATGTCttgctgtgtgtttttttttttctcaacttGCATAAAACAAAGAATTTCCCTGATGCATAAGATAGAATTCTTGTAGTCTAGTAGTAGGGTAATTACACTAACAAAACTTACTCATCTTTGCCAATCATTCAagtgtacatttttgtttatttagaatATAAATGCTTTTGAAACTTTTGAGGTAGATTCATCTAGCTTAAGCCAAACTAGACTAAAATCATCTTTATCCATTCAAATTTAATCACATGTAGACCACTGTTTCTGTTCTCAGGATATGGTTTTAAAAGATCAATATTCAATGATTTCTCTGCTTTTACCATAGCTTGTTGATACCAAATAAAGATGAATTTGTCCAATTTCTGATCTTTTTATTTGGAAATATATGCTGTTTGATAAATTTATGTATGACTATTTGAGTAGTCAACCTGTTCCTTTTAATCATGTTGAACATAATTTTAGAAAAGTGTTTTCATAATAAATCATAGTTTAAGATATGTAAGTATTGAACAGATTTTTATAACGAGTgctttataataaaacatattggtatcatgttgtttattttattatttttaaatcaactctgaaaccaaagcatttaaagcaaatcttacAAGGTGTTAACTTGTTTTTCTAgtaaatatctatctgccctgaaattttcagatgaattggacaactggttgttgggttgctgccccccaatttgtaatttttaaagaaatttagccgGTTTTGGTAAAATtgacaaatctgacatgggggtaaaattgtttattaggtcaagatctatctgccctgaaattttcagatgaatcatacaatgggttgttgggttgctgcccctgaattggtaattttaaggaaatattgtctgttttcggttattatcttgaaaattattatagatagagataaactttaaacagcaattatgttcagcaaagtaagatctacaaataagtcaaatgatcaaaatgaacagttgaccccttaaggagttattgcccttaatagtaattttttaccaatttttcataaatttttgttatcttctcctctgaaactactggaccaaatttaacgaaacttagccaaaatcataattagggtatatagtttaaaaactgtgtgaGGTGACAtggccaaccaacaaagatggccaccatggctaaaaatagaacataggggtaaaatgtagattttggcttataactctgaaaccaaagcatttaaagcaaatcttacAAGGTGTTAACTTGTTTTTCTAGttaatatctatctgccctgaaattttcagatgaattggacaactgattgttgggttgctgccccccaattggtaatttttaaagaaatttagccggttttggttattatcttgaatactattatagatagagataaattgtaaacagcaataatgttcagcaaattaagatctacaaataagtcaacattaccaaaatggtcagttgaccccttaaggagttattgccctttatggtcattttttaacatttttcattaatttagtaaaaattggtaagtttttacaaagttttttcctctgtaactaaagggccaagttcattacagatggagaaaattgtaagtaacaaaaatgatcagtaaagtatgatctacaaacacatcaccatcaccaaaacacaattttgtgatgaatccatctgtttcctttgtttaatatgtacataaaccaaggtgagcgacacaggctcttaagagcctctagttattttgtatttgagGCAGTTATAGGTATAGGTTATGTTTTTGATCAGGTCTATCAGAATCAGCAACCAGAGCAGTGGCATACTGAAAAAGAAATTGTAAGCAGGGGGTATTGGTATGGCAGCCCACTTGAAGCTGAACTTAAAttcttattgaaaaaaaaagttttatgaaaaaattttaaaaacatgctCAAAATGCTATGTAAGTAATACATACACCTCTGAATAAATGACATGTTTTGGCATTGGCAGCCATTCATTTTAGTTATAAGCAGCAACCTCAGTTGTCATATCACGCTTGAGATGAGAATGTCCTAAAATGAGTCATGTGGTAGCATTCTCATCTCAAGCGTAGTAGGTCGTTTTAATGTGTATCCAGGCTGTGTCAAACcacataattttaaatataatttgatgCCTCTCTGACGGTCACACAGCATTTGAGAGGAGAGCAAAGACCTTTGGATTGTAGTCAAATAATGTGTTTGAGTTACGTGATGTGTCTTCCTGTTGAGTATTAACTTCATCTGATTTAGGAGATTATAATATATGATTATGCATGTCGGTCTAGTTCTAAGCAAGGTATATCCATATC
This sequence is a window from Mytilus edulis chromosome 1, xbMytEdul2.2, whole genome shotgun sequence. Protein-coding genes within it:
- the LOC139515522 gene encoding uncharacterized protein, which encodes MPLKKEDAARIKKNYKTIIESLKIENILDQMIQEDVFELDDIEKINSRATQKDRNREFVSLLIRSHQKGYQVFIECLKEDDVYADIAQQIENTKVEIIKDERIEDWIGDRMPSDKAGQYLKDIDLLCFSKAITPAHLQIVGTCLEFSKVDVEHIEYKHLRAPEAACHDLLVKWRNKHGHSATLAKLMDIFFLAHQNTPESIHDEKIWDALDKFK